CCTGCGCGAGCCGACGGGCGAGCGCACGGTGACGCTGGCCAAGGGATCGGTCTTCACGGTCCCCAGGGGCACAGAACACAAACCGCACGCGCCCACCGGCGCATCGATCCTCATGTTCGAGCCCACGGGCACACTGACGGTCGGCGACCGTCACGAGGCGGTCCCGGACCATGTAGATGTGACGACAGGTCACCGAGTTGACGCGGAACCTCAGAGTCCGTAGTGTCCTCCGAGTTGCCAGGGAACCTCAAGGGTTCCGTGACAGCCATCCCGCCGCGAAAGCGGCAAACAAACTCAGCACGACATCCCACCGGGGACAATTTCGGCATGCCGAAATTGATAACCGAGACTCGATTATGAGTCACCGGGGAAAACCGCTAGAGTTTGAGACGTCGGAACGGCCCAACAGCCGGAAAGACAAACCCACTTCGACTGGGAATCAGGCCCGAAAGGATCTGATAGAGTCGGAAACGCAAGACCGAAGGGAAGCGCCCGGAGGAAAGCCCGAGAGGGTGAGTACAAAGGAAGCGTCCGTTCCTTGAGAACTCAACAGCGTGCCAAAAGTCAACGCCA
The sequence above is drawn from the Streptomyces sp. NBC_01465 genome and encodes:
- a CDS encoding cupin domain-containing protein; translation: MPTNPTDLHQALTAFDELWSPRIVGHVNDYDVRIAKVEGEHVWHAHDHTDEFFLVLDGELHIDLREPTGERTVTLAKGSVFTVPRGTEHKPHAPTGASILMFEPTGTLTVGDRHEAVPDHVDVTTGHRVDAEPQSP